From Solwaraspora sp. WMMD1047, the proteins below share one genomic window:
- a CDS encoding DUF4082 domain-containing protein — protein MPAASAATDPCVTPINVIACENSKPGTPKSVWDVWGVGDPSIQGFATEMSVDVGDPIGFKVLTDASAYTVKIYRLGWYDGDGAREWATLNPATPLAANSDEDCVHAPDTQLYDCGAWQVGATWNVPMNAVSGVYIARLIRSDTGGDSHIPFVVRNDASTSKMVFQTSDTTWQAYNTYGGASFYEGAQPVLRAYKLSYNRPFATRTVGNGRDYLFANEYPMIRFLERNGYDVSYISGLDSDIRGQLLLNHEIFLSVGHDEYWSAQQRTNVEAARDAGVHLAFFTGNEVYWKTRWESSVDGTDTDNRTLVCYKETWANAKLDDGNAWTGVWRDSRFPGEEVLEPENSLVGNLYMANNTDLAMQVPAEQGKLRFWRNTRVDELAVGQTATLAPHTVGYESNEDLDNGFRPPGTFRLSTTVGPTPEYLVGYGPTVEAGETTHHMTLYRAASGALVFGAGTIQWAWGLDEVHDGGSGAPADEAIQQATVNLFADMGVAPTTPMGSLIVTGASTDVLSPTATITSPVADQSATHGSLVTVQGTATDAGGGEVAGVEISTDDGETWHPATTGTTSWTYEFHTSDIAAHTLLARAVDDSGNLGAASAPVQLVVTGPYSLFGQRVPKNPAYVETVGGEPLDPQPTVELGVRFEPQIDGLITGIRFYKGPGNAGVHVGKLWSNGGTELTRVTFAGESGSGWQTANFATPVPVSAGTSYVASYLAPQGNYASDAAFFSQADHQSGPLVAPRSEPAAGNGLFRYGGGFPNQSYGGANYYVDVNFVTAENAPPSVSATSPTASASNVPVDATPAAVFSKAVDAATIEFDLTDGDGVAVPGTVSYDAPTRKATFTPAAELTQMTTYTATVTAEDLGGDPMGAPYSWFFTTSFSDDVVTLFAPDAAPVVASSGENDPVELGVRFVPATNGEILGLRFYAGPGNVGNQVGRLWPAGGGTPLAEVTFPESSTPGWQTAAFPNPVPVTAGTTYLISYYAPNGNYAFDSGFFASSWTRGPLTAPAGDNGAYRYGSGGGFPVDSYQSANYWVDPLFLPAGGVGQGPSPTAGPTPTPSPEPSPTPGPTPTPTPTPTPTPTPTPTPSPTGTPLPSVSIFGEQDVPQSANWADNDAVEVGVRFETDVAGLVTGVRFYKGPENTGVHRGSLWSAAGIRLATATFADETGSGWQTVTFDQPVPVLPNTTYVASYHTTVGRYAVTANQFTDGLNRAPLRVLAGGGAYHYDPYGWVFPGHSANHNYWVDVVFTPDS, from the coding sequence ATGCCGGCCGCGTCCGCGGCAACCGACCCGTGCGTCACGCCGATCAACGTGATCGCCTGCGAGAACAGCAAGCCGGGCACCCCGAAGTCGGTGTGGGACGTCTGGGGCGTCGGCGACCCGTCCATCCAGGGCTTCGCCACCGAGATGAGCGTCGATGTCGGTGACCCGATCGGCTTCAAGGTGCTGACGGACGCCTCCGCGTACACCGTGAAGATCTACCGGCTGGGCTGGTACGACGGCGACGGCGCCCGGGAGTGGGCGACCCTCAACCCGGCCACCCCGCTGGCGGCCAACTCGGACGAGGACTGCGTGCACGCACCGGACACCCAGCTCTACGACTGCGGCGCCTGGCAGGTCGGCGCGACCTGGAACGTGCCGATGAACGCCGTCTCCGGCGTCTACATCGCCCGGCTGATCCGCTCCGACACCGGCGGCGACAGCCACATCCCGTTCGTCGTCCGCAACGACGCCAGCACCTCGAAGATGGTCTTCCAGACCTCCGACACCACCTGGCAGGCCTACAACACCTACGGCGGCGCGAGCTTCTATGAGGGCGCCCAGCCGGTCCTGCGTGCCTACAAGCTCAGCTACAACCGCCCGTTCGCGACCCGCACGGTCGGCAACGGGCGGGACTACCTCTTCGCCAACGAGTACCCGATGATCCGCTTCCTGGAGCGCAACGGCTACGACGTCAGCTATATCAGCGGTCTGGACTCGGACATCAGGGGCCAGTTGCTGCTCAACCACGAGATCTTCCTCTCCGTCGGGCACGACGAGTACTGGTCGGCCCAGCAGCGCACGAACGTCGAGGCGGCCCGCGACGCCGGTGTCCACCTCGCCTTCTTCACCGGCAACGAGGTCTACTGGAAGACCCGGTGGGAGTCGAGCGTCGACGGCACCGACACCGACAACCGGACACTCGTCTGCTACAAGGAGACCTGGGCGAACGCGAAACTCGACGACGGGAACGCCTGGACCGGCGTCTGGCGGGACTCCCGGTTCCCGGGCGAGGAGGTGCTGGAGCCGGAGAACTCCCTGGTCGGAAACCTCTACATGGCGAACAACACCGACCTGGCCATGCAGGTCCCGGCGGAGCAGGGCAAGCTGCGGTTCTGGCGCAACACCCGGGTGGACGAACTCGCCGTGGGGCAGACCGCCACCCTCGCCCCGCACACCGTCGGCTACGAGTCCAACGAGGACCTCGACAACGGCTTCCGGCCGCCCGGCACCTTCCGGCTCTCCACCACCGTCGGACCCACGCCGGAGTACCTGGTCGGCTACGGGCCGACGGTCGAGGCCGGCGAGACCACCCACCACATGACCCTGTACCGGGCGGCCAGCGGGGCACTGGTCTTCGGCGCCGGGACCATCCAGTGGGCCTGGGGTCTGGACGAGGTCCACGACGGGGGCTCCGGCGCCCCCGCCGACGAGGCCATCCAGCAGGCCACCGTCAACCTCTTCGCCGACATGGGGGTGGCGCCGACCACCCCGATGGGGTCGCTGATCGTCACCGGCGCCTCCACCGACGTGCTGTCGCCGACCGCCACCATCACCTCGCCGGTCGCCGACCAGTCCGCGACGCACGGTTCCCTGGTCACCGTGCAGGGGACCGCGACGGACGCCGGCGGCGGCGAGGTCGCCGGGGTGGAGATCTCCACCGACGACGGCGAGACCTGGCACCCGGCGACCACCGGCACCACGTCCTGGACGTACGAGTTCCACACCAGCGACATCGCGGCGCACACGCTGCTGGCCCGCGCCGTCGACGACAGCGGGAACCTCGGCGCCGCCTCGGCCCCGGTCCAACTCGTCGTCACCGGCCCGTACAGCCTCTTCGGGCAGCGGGTGCCGAAGAACCCGGCCTACGTGGAAACCGTCGGTGGGGAGCCGCTGGATCCCCAGCCGACCGTCGAGCTCGGGGTCCGGTTCGAGCCGCAGATCGACGGCCTGATCACCGGCATCCGGTTCTACAAGGGACCGGGCAACGCCGGCGTGCACGTCGGCAAGCTCTGGTCCAACGGCGGCACCGAGCTGACCCGGGTGACCTTCGCCGGGGAGAGCGGCAGCGGCTGGCAGACCGCCAACTTCGCCACCCCGGTCCCGGTCTCCGCCGGAACGAGCTACGTGGCGTCGTACCTGGCCCCGCAGGGCAACTACGCCAGCGACGCGGCGTTCTTCAGCCAGGCCGACCACCAGTCCGGGCCGCTGGTGGCGCCCCGCTCCGAGCCGGCGGCGGGCAACGGACTCTTCCGCTACGGCGGCGGCTTCCCCAACCAGTCCTACGGCGGCGCCAACTACTACGTCGACGTGAACTTCGTGACCGCCGAGAACGCGCCGCCCTCGGTCTCCGCCACCAGCCCGACCGCGAGTGCGTCGAACGTGCCGGTGGACGCCACCCCGGCGGCGGTCTTCTCCAAGGCGGTCGACGCCGCCACGATCGAGTTCGACCTGACCGACGGCGACGGCGTCGCGGTGCCGGGCACGGTCTCCTACGACGCTCCGACCCGGAAGGCCACCTTCACGCCGGCCGCGGAGTTGACGCAGATGACCACCTACACCGCCACGGTGACCGCCGAGGATCTCGGTGGCGATCCGATGGGCGCGCCGTACAGCTGGTTCTTCACCACCAGCTTCTCCGACGACGTGGTGACCCTCTTCGCGCCGGACGCGGCGCCGGTGGTCGCCTCCTCCGGGGAGAACGATCCGGTGGAGCTCGGTGTCCGGTTCGTCCCGGCGACGAACGGCGAGATCCTGGGGCTGCGCTTCTACGCCGGGCCGGGCAACGTCGGCAACCAGGTCGGCCGGCTCTGGCCGGCCGGTGGCGGCACGCCGCTGGCCGAGGTGACCTTCCCGGAGTCGAGCACCCCCGGTTGGCAGACCGCGGCGTTTCCGAACCCGGTGCCGGTGACCGCCGGTACCACCTATCTGATCTCGTACTACGCCCCGAACGGCAACTACGCCTTCGACTCCGGGTTCTTCGCCTCGTCGTGGACCCGGGGACCGTTGACCGCACCGGCGGGGGACAACGGCGCCTACCGGTACGGGTCCGGCGGCGGATTCCCCGTGGACAGCTACCAGTCCGCCAACTACTGGGTCGACCCGCTGTTCCTGCCCGCCGGGGGAGTGGGTCAGGGACCGAGCCCCACCGCCGGTCCGACCCCGACCCCGAGCCCGGAGCCGAGCCCGACCCCGGGCCCGACCCCGACGCCGACCCCTACCCCGACGCCCACGCCGACCCCGACGCCCACGCCGAGTCCGACCGGTACGCCGCTGCCCTCGGTGAGCATCTTCGGCGAGCAGGACGTGCCGCAGAGCGCCAACTGGGCGGACAACGACGCGGTCGAGGTGGGCGTCCGGTTCGAGACCGACGTGGCCGGTCTGGTGACCGGAGTCCGGTTCTACAAGGGACCGGAGAACACCGGGGTGCACCGGGGTTCGCTCTGGTCGGCGGCCGGGATCCGGCTGGCCACCGCGACGTTCGCCGACGAGACCGGTTCGGGCTGGCAGACGGTGACCTTCGACCAGCCGGTCCCGGTGCTCCCGAACACCACCTACGTCGCGTCGTACCACACCACCGTCGGGCGGTACGCGGTGACCGCGAACCAGTTCACCGACGGGCTGAACCGCGCACCGTTGCGCGTACTGGCCGGTGGTGGGGCATACCACTACGACCCGTACGGCTGGGTATTCCCCGGCCATTCCGCGAACCACAATTACTGGGTTGATGTCGTGTTCACGCCTGATTCCTGA